The following are from one region of the Petrotoga mobilis SJ95 genome:
- a CDS encoding ABC transporter substrate-binding protein, with product MKKLLVLMCVLIVSLFVFSEEVITLNLIEAFSSPYRTPTLNNIIQMFETLNPGVKINVISPPYETAYQKINLMVSTEQPLDIVEIGDWDLSALAAMGKLEDLTPYIESWPEKDDMVEGVLEAASIYQGIPYLLPHGIFVKALFYRPDILAKYGIENYPKTMPELYEISKTLTESGKNQYGFAFRGKGYPTAFIDIVITSFFDDIDPNNMYLTKSGEIIFEDPRAVEALNFYVSLYKDTSPKDSINWGWDEQVNSFVSGITPLLFQDPDTTGMLNEMLQPGQYKTAPLPLGTSGKAYPSFGFVGWGIPTYSEHKDLAWKFIKFVASAEINGYWSKSYGALPVLESVYTYDSYFSSEIFEGWTRMFDDPEHYQFTQYPLDNENWGKWNEFQEKTMQQVLLGQLSVESCLKQWTDFWKDAGIK from the coding sequence ATGAAAAAATTACTTGTTTTAATGTGTGTTTTGATTGTTAGTTTGTTCGTTTTTTCTGAAGAAGTTATAACTTTGAATTTAATTGAAGCCTTTTCAAGCCCCTACAGAACACCTACCTTAAACAACATAATACAAATGTTCGAGACTTTGAATCCTGGAGTAAAAATTAATGTTATCTCTCCACCATACGAAACAGCCTATCAAAAGATCAATTTAATGGTAAGTACAGAACAACCACTTGATATTGTAGAGATAGGCGACTGGGATTTAAGTGCATTAGCTGCTATGGGGAAATTAGAAGATTTGACTCCCTATATCGAGTCCTGGCCTGAAAAAGATGACATGGTCGAAGGAGTTTTAGAAGCCGCCAGCATTTACCAAGGTATCCCTTATTTGTTACCTCACGGCATTTTTGTAAAAGCACTCTTTTACAGACCAGATATTTTAGCAAAATACGGGATTGAAAACTATCCAAAAACAATGCCTGAATTGTACGAAATATCAAAGACATTAACAGAATCCGGCAAAAATCAGTATGGTTTCGCATTTAGAGGTAAGGGTTATCCAACCGCGTTTATTGATATTGTTATCACTTCATTCTTTGATGATATAGATCCAAACAATATGTATTTAACTAAATCTGGTGAAATTATTTTTGAAGATCCAAGGGCTGTAGAAGCGTTAAATTTCTATGTTAGTTTGTATAAAGACACATCTCCAAAAGATTCAATTAACTGGGGATGGGATGAACAAGTTAATTCGTTTGTTTCTGGCATAACACCTCTATTATTTCAAGATCCTGACACCACTGGCATGCTAAACGAAATGCTTCAACCAGGCCAATATAAAACTGCCCCACTTCCCCTAGGAACAAGTGGAAAAGCTTACCCTTCCTTTGGATTCGTTGGCTGGGGAATTCCTACATATTCAGAACATAAGGATTTGGCTTGGAAATTCATTAAATTCGTTGCTTCAGCTGAAATAAACGGATATTGGAGCAAGAGTTATGGTGCTTTACCAGTATTAGAATCAGTTTATACGTACGATTCATATTTCAGCTCAGAAATTTTCGAAGGTTGGACCAGGATGTTTGACGATCCCGAACATTATCAATTTACTCAGTACCCCTTAGATAATGAAAACTGGGGAAAGTGGAATGAATTCCAGGAAAAAACAATGCAGCAGGTGTTGCTCGGGCAACTTTCTGTGGAAAGTTGCTTAAAACAATGGACTGACTTTTGGAAAGATGCAGGCATTAAATAG
- a CDS encoding carbohydrate ABC transporter permease → MKRRKFIFFLLLPTLLLISFIILYPTISGVMLSFKNYSLYNFQNIEWIGFENFKAIFSDPFYIDTIWNTLEWVLFSVLFQLILGFILALLMKEPFKGRGIYAGLVFYPWAISGFAIGLIWSWLLNGQFGVINDILIKIGIIEENISFLSDPSLAMFSVILVNVWYGIPFFAIMILAALQSVPDSLYDAAEIDGAGYFTKLFNITIPYIKPTLINTILLRTIWVMNFPDIIYGMTRGGPGGSTEILAVKMINTVFYESDYSKAAAHGVVIILILFIYTMMYLKLTSKREFSL, encoded by the coding sequence TTGAAACGAAGAAAATTCATTTTTTTCTTGTTATTACCCACTTTGTTATTAATATCTTTTATCATTTTATACCCCACTATCAGTGGGGTAATGTTGTCTTTTAAAAATTACTCCCTTTATAACTTCCAAAACATTGAATGGATAGGCTTTGAAAATTTTAAAGCCATTTTTTCCGACCCTTTTTATATAGATACTATTTGGAACACTTTGGAATGGGTTTTATTCTCTGTGCTTTTCCAGCTAATCTTAGGTTTTATTTTAGCTCTTTTAATGAAAGAGCCTTTTAAAGGTAGAGGCATATATGCAGGATTAGTCTTTTATCCATGGGCAATCTCTGGATTTGCCATAGGCTTAATATGGTCATGGTTGTTAAATGGTCAATTTGGGGTGATCAATGATATATTAATAAAAATTGGAATTATTGAAGAAAACATTAGTTTCCTTTCGGATCCTTCGTTAGCAATGTTTTCTGTTATTTTAGTGAATGTTTGGTATGGAATACCTTTTTTTGCCATTATGATTTTAGCAGCCTTACAGTCTGTCCCTGATTCTCTTTACGACGCTGCGGAAATCGACGGCGCAGGTTACTTCACAAAGCTTTTTAATATCACTATACCTTATATAAAACCTACTCTGATAAATACCATTTTATTGAGAACTATATGGGTTATGAATTTCCCTGATATCATTTACGGCATGACACGTGGTGGACCTGGTGGAAGTACTGAGATTTTAGCTGTAAAGATGATAAATACCGTTTTTTATGAATCAGACTATAGTAAAGCCGCAGCACATGGTGTAGTTATCATTTTAATTCTTTTCATTTATACTATGATGTACTTAAAATTAACTTCTAAACGGGAGTTTAGCCTATGA
- a CDS encoding carbohydrate ABC transporter permease, producing the protein MKKKILPKFIRIILLSMFFIFASFPLYWIILTSLKPPQEIYSFPIRYWTNNPTLLGYKRLFEFVNFKRYFVNSIFVSLGASFVSTIFAMLSGYILSRKEFKWKYPIILFLFFSQMIPTYLIMVPQYTMFSNLNLINKLISLVIIYSGFGAAFSTIMAKGFFDRIPKSIEEAALIDGCNEIQSLFKITIPLMLPGLSAILSFSFVNNWNELFTAVMFLNTSDKYTVPVGLYSIVSKAGVQWNVLAAGIVIALLPTIIVFSISQKYIIAGLTQGSLKD; encoded by the coding sequence ATGAAGAAAAAAATTTTGCCTAAATTTATACGTATAATTTTACTATCTATGTTTTTTATTTTTGCAAGTTTCCCGTTATATTGGATTATACTAACTTCGTTAAAACCACCCCAAGAAATATACTCCTTTCCAATTAGGTATTGGACAAATAATCCTACTCTATTAGGGTACAAGAGATTATTTGAATTCGTCAATTTTAAAAGGTATTTTGTAAACAGTATTTTCGTATCTTTAGGCGCTTCCTTTGTTTCAACAATATTTGCCATGCTAAGTGGGTATATACTTTCAAGAAAAGAATTCAAATGGAAATATCCTATTATATTATTTTTATTTTTTTCTCAGATGATCCCAACTTATTTAATCATGGTTCCACAATATACAATGTTTTCAAATTTAAATTTAATCAACAAACTAATCAGCTTAGTAATAATTTATAGTGGTTTTGGAGCTGCTTTTAGTACAATAATGGCTAAGGGTTTTTTTGATAGAATTCCAAAAAGTATCGAAGAAGCTGCTTTAATTGACGGATGTAATGAAATCCAATCTCTATTTAAAATCACTATTCCCTTAATGTTACCTGGTTTATCGGCTATTCTTAGTTTTTCTTTTGTAAATAACTGGAATGAGCTGTTTACTGCTGTGATGTTTTTAAACACCTCCGACAAATATACCGTACCTGTTGGGCTATATTCTATTGTATCAAAGGCAGGTGTTCAGTGGAATGTGCTGGCTGCTGGAATTGTGATCGCTCTTTTACCAACAATTATAGTATTTTCGATCTCTCAAAAGTATATTATTGCAGGCCTTACACAGGGAAGTTTAAAAGACTGA
- a CDS encoding NlpC/P60 family protein, with protein sequence MVSEFICTHLKDKRLYDPDFWIDRLHNPDEILVDEYEIKSFNHLLYKKMVESHLENYYYVFSDSKKEVTSDDFINEIEKIMSMEDLEKLMQENLFFKDSEKIKPLNKYQLKEFLSNFRDFKKGISADIPISFGLITNRSGLKSIPFKYPLGITPNYPFHDITRLTTLSPGEPILIYRRSFKLNWYFVQSSFYSGWINRKSLIEVSKKEFFDYNKSTRTLILMESKVCTEELPTIGKFRFQMGDKLVLADENETKKFYFEMNTLFPEGCYPIKIPLKNRLDNETYGIFPVSSAKEVKTSFLDFNQRNLIKQAFKMVGERYGWGGSDYNRDCSRFIMDIFKCFGIYLPRDTKYQEIMTPAERTSFPQQTEERKIILDGLKTGDILFMKGHVMMYLGKFGNEYYVIHQGAGFKEKKTNGDFESFDIHGTFIMPLSAYTLGTRTTYLDSLSSAVKITQGLNKI encoded by the coding sequence ATGGTAAGTGAATTTATATGTACTCATTTAAAAGATAAAAGGTTATATGATCCAGATTTTTGGATTGATAGGTTGCATAACCCCGATGAAATTTTGGTGGATGAATATGAAATAAAATCATTCAACCATCTTCTATATAAGAAGATGGTTGAATCTCATTTAGAAAACTATTATTATGTTTTCTCTGATTCTAAAAAAGAAGTAACATCAGATGATTTTATAAACGAAATTGAAAAGATAATGTCGATGGAAGATTTAGAAAAATTAATGCAAGAAAATTTATTTTTCAAAGATAGTGAAAAAATAAAACCATTGAATAAATATCAATTAAAAGAGTTCCTTTCAAACTTTCGAGATTTCAAAAAGGGGATTTCTGCGGATATTCCGATATCTTTTGGCTTAATAACCAATAGAAGTGGCCTAAAATCGATCCCTTTTAAATATCCATTGGGAATAACACCAAATTATCCTTTTCATGATATTACCAGGCTCACTACTCTTTCACCAGGAGAACCGATTTTAATATACAGAAGAAGTTTTAAACTGAATTGGTATTTTGTTCAGAGCTCTTTTTATTCAGGATGGATAAACAGAAAAAGTTTAATTGAAGTTTCTAAAAAAGAATTTTTTGATTACAATAAATCAACAAGAACTCTAATATTGATGGAAAGTAAAGTTTGCACCGAAGAGTTGCCTACCATTGGTAAATTTCGTTTTCAGATGGGAGATAAGTTAGTTCTAGCAGATGAAAATGAAACAAAAAAATTTTATTTTGAAATGAACACCCTATTTCCTGAAGGGTGTTATCCGATAAAAATCCCTCTTAAAAATAGATTGGACAATGAAACATATGGGATTTTTCCAGTTTCTTCGGCAAAAGAAGTAAAAACTTCTTTCCTTGATTTCAACCAGAGAAATTTAATTAAACAAGCGTTTAAAATGGTTGGTGAAAGATATGGCTGGGGAGGGAGCGATTACAATAGAGATTGTTCACGTTTCATAATGGATATATTTAAGTGTTTTGGAATATATTTGCCAAGAGATACTAAGTATCAAGAAATCATGACTCCTGCTGAAAGAACTTCTTTTCCTCAGCAAACAGAGGAAAGGAAAATAATTTTAGATGGTTTAAAAACCGGGGATATTCTTTTTATGAAAGGTCACGTGATGATGTATTTAGGTAAATTTGGAAATGAATACTATGTAATACATCAAGGGGCGGGCTTTAAAGAGAAAAAAACTAATGGAGATTTTGAGAGTTTCGATATTCATGGTACATTTATTATGCCTCTTTCTGCTTATACTTTAGGTACGAGAACTACTTATTTGGACTCTCTTTCATCGGCTGTAAAAATCACACAAGGCCTTAATAAAATATAA
- the lysA gene encoding diaminopimelate decarboxylase produces MKIDKDGVLEISGVKSTHLANEYGTPLLVLDEAQIRENIKRLKSAFESADYTNYEIAYASKAFLNTELCRILQSENVSLDVVSGGELYIAFHSSFPANKIFFNGNSKTNEELVMALENDVGHIIVDNEDEFRNIERISKRLRKKAKIYFRVIPNITPDTHKYISTGQKDSKFGMSFDDMLKLIKSIKNSENLEIKGIHAHIGSQINEAEPYVELVKTFFDLLNKIREETGAVLPEIDIGGGFGVAHSTFEKAIDIQEAIKGVIQEVRFLSSKFHYPSPKIIVEPGRYIISSAGTTLYTVGTIKRTENKKYVVVDGGMADNIRPALYGAKYEVFIANRPKDTINLEKVTIAGRACESGDILIEETCLPEIKPGDLLAIPSTGDYTNSMSNNYNGFLKPAIVLVKNGKHKLITRREVYDDLIKRDIENSEWR; encoded by the coding sequence ATGAAAATAGATAAAGATGGTGTATTGGAAATTTCTGGGGTAAAAAGTACTCACTTAGCTAACGAGTATGGTACTCCATTATTAGTATTGGATGAAGCTCAAATTAGGGAGAATATCAAAAGGTTAAAAAGTGCCTTCGAGAGTGCTGATTATACTAATTATGAAATCGCTTATGCTTCGAAGGCATTTTTGAATACAGAGCTTTGTAGAATTTTACAAAGTGAAAATGTGTCTTTAGATGTGGTTTCGGGTGGAGAACTGTATATAGCCTTTCATAGTTCTTTTCCTGCAAACAAAATTTTTTTTAACGGAAACAGTAAGACTAACGAAGAATTAGTTATGGCTCTAGAGAATGATGTAGGTCACATTATAGTTGATAATGAAGATGAATTTAGAAACATTGAAAGGATCAGTAAAAGATTAAGAAAAAAGGCAAAAATTTATTTTAGGGTTATCCCCAACATTACTCCAGACACTCATAAGTATATTTCAACCGGTCAAAAAGATTCCAAATTTGGGATGTCTTTTGATGACATGTTGAAACTTATTAAATCCATCAAAAATTCTGAAAATTTGGAGATAAAAGGTATTCATGCACATATAGGTTCTCAAATAAACGAGGCAGAACCTTATGTGGAGTTAGTAAAGACTTTTTTTGATCTTTTGAACAAAATAAGAGAAGAAACAGGGGCTGTTTTACCAGAAATTGATATTGGTGGAGGATTCGGTGTAGCGCACTCGACTTTTGAAAAAGCTATAGATATTCAGGAGGCTATAAAAGGAGTCATTCAAGAAGTTAGATTTTTATCAAGTAAATTTCATTATCCTTCTCCAAAAATAATAGTAGAACCAGGTAGATATATTATTTCTAGCGCTGGAACCACACTGTACACTGTTGGCACAATCAAGAGAACAGAAAATAAAAAATATGTGGTTGTTGATGGAGGCATGGCTGATAATATTCGGCCTGCATTATATGGTGCAAAATATGAGGTGTTTATTGCGAATCGGCCAAAAGATACAATCAACTTAGAAAAGGTTACAATAGCTGGTAGGGCCTGTGAATCAGGAGATATTTTGATTGAAGAGACTTGTCTTCCAGAAATAAAACCTGGAGATTTGTTAGCGATCCCATCTACTGGAGATTATACCAATTCGATGTCAAATAATTATAATGGTTTTCTAAAACCCGCCATTGTTTTAGTCAAGAATGGGAAACATAAGCTGATAACAAGAAGAGAAGTTTACGATGATTTGATAAAAAGGGATATCGAAAATAGCGAATGGAGATAA
- a CDS encoding ABC transporter ATP-binding protein — protein sequence MSFSPVISFDNVTKKFPVRKGFKTQYVHALRNIYLDVFPKEIISIVGESGSGKTTLLRVLSRVYLENNGSIKFKGEIIPKKFKRNEELKFREQIQMIFQDPFSSLNPVKRVYQILKRPLELHKFEQVNQRIKEVLEEVELTPVENFINKYPHELSGGQRQRVVIARAIVTKPSVILADEPTSMLDVSIRAGIMKLMLKIRDDLDTTYIHVTHDLAAARYISDRIAVMYAGMIMEEGTADEVVLDPLHPYTKLLRKAAPDPDKITSEKLGNTGEVPDLINLPKGCPFEPRCPFAMEKCKNYLPQYFQVDNRKVRCFLYENR from the coding sequence ATGTCATTTTCCCCGGTAATATCTTTTGATAATGTAACAAAGAAGTTTCCTGTTAGAAAAGGATTTAAAACTCAATATGTCCATGCTCTGAGAAATATTTATTTGGATGTTTTTCCAAAAGAAATCATCTCAATAGTTGGAGAAAGTGGGTCAGGTAAGACTACTTTGTTAAGGGTATTATCTCGTGTTTACTTGGAAAACAACGGAAGTATAAAATTCAAAGGTGAAATAATTCCTAAAAAATTTAAGAGGAATGAAGAATTAAAATTCCGAGAACAGATTCAGATGATCTTTCAAGACCCTTTCTCTTCCCTCAATCCAGTAAAAAGAGTGTATCAAATATTAAAAAGACCTCTTGAACTTCATAAATTTGAACAAGTAAACCAAAGGATAAAAGAAGTTCTTGAAGAGGTTGAACTTACGCCAGTAGAAAACTTTATCAATAAATATCCTCACGAACTATCTGGAGGTCAAAGGCAGAGAGTAGTTATTGCAAGGGCCATAGTTACAAAGCCTTCTGTAATATTGGCGGATGAACCTACTTCTATGTTAGATGTTTCCATTAGAGCGGGTATAATGAAATTAATGTTGAAAATTAGAGATGATTTAGATACAACATATATTCACGTAACTCATGATTTAGCAGCTGCTAGATACATTTCAGATAGAATAGCCGTGATGTATGCAGGTATGATAATGGAAGAAGGAACAGCGGATGAAGTAGTATTAGACCCATTACATCCTTACACAAAATTACTAAGGAAAGCCGCACCCGATCCAGACAAAATAACTTCAGAAAAGTTAGGAAATACTGGAGAAGTACCAGATTTAATTAATCTTCCCAAGGGTTGCCCTTTTGAACCTCGTTGTCCCTTTGCTATGGAAAAATGTAAAAATTATCTACCCCAATACTTTCAGGTAGATAACAGAAAAGTGAGATGTTTTTTGTATGAAAATAGATAA
- a CDS encoding ABC transporter ATP-binding protein, with the protein MLLEVKNLNAGYRSNNKIVRAVKNVSFNVEEDDFLGIAGESGCGKSTLLFSMLKLLKKPGEIFGGEIIYKGENILKMDKEKLRKKRWVEFSLVTQSAMNALNPVYKIKDQIMDVIFEHSNYSKSEAIGMVEKVLHMVGIQKERMESYPHQLSGGMKQRVAIAMALVFSPSLVVMDEPTTSLDVVVQRSIMEQIDEIRSKNKFSIIFVTHDISLLFELSKRISIMYAGEMVEIGPTKAVYSNPLHPYTEGLINSFPKLTDVSKEYKGIPGRIPDLSKEIKGCPFKERCKYRKDLCDKKPEFKEVTPGRWVACHFPR; encoded by the coding sequence GTGCTTTTAGAAGTCAAAAATTTAAATGCTGGATATAGAAGCAACAATAAAATAGTGAGGGCAGTTAAAAACGTAAGTTTCAACGTGGAAGAGGATGACTTCTTAGGAATAGCCGGTGAATCAGGATGTGGTAAATCTACTTTACTTTTTTCTATGCTCAAACTTTTAAAAAAACCAGGTGAAATTTTTGGAGGAGAAATTATATATAAGGGTGAAAATATTCTAAAAATGGATAAAGAAAAGCTCAGAAAGAAAAGATGGGTAGAATTTTCGTTAGTCACCCAAAGCGCAATGAATGCTTTAAACCCTGTTTATAAGATAAAAGATCAGATTATGGATGTAATATTCGAACATAGTAACTACTCAAAAAGTGAAGCGATAGGTATGGTTGAAAAAGTTTTACACATGGTTGGAATTCAAAAAGAAAGAATGGAAAGTTATCCCCATCAATTATCTGGAGGAATGAAACAACGAGTGGCTATAGCAATGGCTTTAGTTTTTTCTCCTTCATTAGTGGTAATGGATGAACCAACTACATCGCTAGATGTTGTCGTTCAAAGGTCTATTATGGAACAAATAGATGAGATAAGGAGCAAAAATAAATTTTCAATTATTTTTGTAACCCACGACATATCTTTGTTATTTGAGCTATCAAAAAGGATTTCAATCATGTATGCAGGAGAAATGGTTGAAATAGGCCCTACTAAAGCTGTATATTCAAACCCATTGCATCCATATACTGAAGGATTAATAAATTCTTTTCCAAAGTTAACGGATGTATCAAAAGAATATAAAGGAATACCTGGTAGAATACCAGATCTCTCAAAAGAAATAAAAGGATGTCCATTTAAAGAAAGGTGCAAATACAGAAAAGATTTATGTGATAAAAAACCAGAATTTAAAGAGGTTACTCCGGGGAGGTGGGTTGCATGTCATTTTCCCCGGTAA
- a CDS encoding ABC transporter permease, producing MIKKLNKKAIVGLSIILFFVIVAVFAPFFAPYNPNDFVGPPYSQPTFNHPLGLDRMGRDILSQLIYGTRLSLIVGLSTGALMTSISILIGMTAGYFGGLVDRILSTIIDVFMVIPGLPLMIVIASYIRIRGVVPIILVIAFTSWAPGARVIRSQTLTMRGREFILASKITGEKSGRIIFSEIMPNMFSLLSSNFFMACLTAIVGEASLEFLGFGDVSSITWGTMLYWAQNSSALLNNSWGWVLAPGAAIATLGASFALLNFSIDEITNPRLRGV from the coding sequence ATGATAAAAAAGCTAAACAAAAAAGCCATTGTGGGGTTATCAATAATATTATTTTTTGTTATAGTAGCTGTATTTGCTCCTTTTTTTGCACCTTACAATCCCAACGATTTTGTAGGACCCCCATATAGTCAGCCTACCTTTAATCATCCGTTAGGGCTTGATAGGATGGGAAGGGACATATTATCTCAATTGATTTATGGAACGAGGCTTTCTTTAATAGTTGGGCTTTCAACAGGGGCTTTGATGACGAGTATTTCGATATTAATAGGGATGACAGCTGGATATTTTGGAGGATTAGTTGATAGGATACTTTCCACAATAATAGACGTTTTTATGGTAATTCCGGGTTTGCCTTTAATGATAGTTATAGCTTCTTACATAAGAATTAGGGGAGTTGTACCTATTATTTTAGTAATAGCATTCACAAGTTGGGCTCCTGGAGCAAGGGTTATAAGATCACAAACGCTGACAATGAGGGGTCGCGAGTTCATCCTTGCTTCAAAAATAACAGGTGAAAAAAGTGGAAGAATAATCTTTTCTGAGATCATGCCAAACATGTTTTCTTTGCTTTCTTCTAACTTTTTTATGGCTTGTTTAACAGCGATTGTTGGTGAAGCTTCATTAGAATTTCTTGGATTTGGAGATGTTAGTTCTATAACCTGGGGAACAATGTTGTATTGGGCCCAAAACAGCAGTGCCCTATTAAATAATTCATGGGGCTGGGTTTTGGCTCCTGGAGCAGCTATAGCAACATTAGGTGCCAGTTTTGCTTTGCTTAATTTCTCTATTGATGAGATTACAAATCCAAGACTAAGAGGGGTGTGA
- a CDS encoding ABC transporter permease, whose amino-acid sequence MKYLREKIFFFVIALIAALTINFILPRLMPGDPAERILLRMGGEVQPEAVDAMRIALGVDKETPILKQYFSYLKNTLTFNFGVSYSYYPVEVKDLIFSSLPWTIGLVGISTVISFILGTSLGIRAGWKRNTPFDSFVTIIGLIIRGFPYFWLALILLYVFGFMLGAFPLSNAYSTQEFLTGWRFVGSVLYHGFLPALTLVLASLGTWILTMRNNMISTLSEDFIVVAEAKGLKDKEIMNRYAARNALLPSVTSFGLSLGYIVGGALLTEIVFSYPGIGYLMYKGVTSQDYPLMQAIFFIISLSVLLANFLLDFIYIFLDPRTRG is encoded by the coding sequence ATGAAATATTTGAGAGAAAAGATTTTCTTTTTTGTAATAGCTTTAATTGCTGCACTTACAATCAACTTTATATTGCCGCGGTTGATGCCTGGCGATCCTGCAGAAAGAATACTTTTAAGAATGGGTGGAGAGGTGCAGCCTGAAGCAGTTGACGCAATGAGAATAGCGTTGGGCGTCGATAAAGAAACACCTATACTCAAACAATACTTCTCTTATTTAAAAAATACTTTAACTTTTAATTTTGGTGTGTCGTATTCATATTACCCTGTTGAGGTAAAGGATTTAATTTTTTCATCTTTACCATGGACTATTGGGCTTGTGGGAATTTCAACGGTAATCAGCTTTATTTTAGGAACTTCTTTGGGAATAAGAGCGGGGTGGAAAAGAAATACACCATTTGATTCTTTTGTAACAATCATTGGCCTAATAATTAGAGGTTTTCCATATTTTTGGTTAGCCTTGATTTTGCTTTATGTTTTTGGATTTATGTTAGGAGCATTTCCACTTTCAAATGCTTATTCAACACAAGAATTTTTAACTGGATGGCGATTTGTAGGAAGTGTGTTATATCACGGATTTCTTCCTGCTCTTACATTAGTCTTAGCTTCCTTAGGTACCTGGATCTTAACCATGAGAAATAATATGATATCAACACTTTCAGAAGATTTTATAGTGGTTGCCGAAGCTAAGGGTCTGAAAGATAAAGAGATTATGAATAGGTATGCAGCAAGAAACGCGCTTCTTCCCAGCGTAACTTCTTTTGGTCTTTCTTTAGGTTATATAGTAGGCGGAGCATTATTGACAGAAATTGTTTTTTCATATCCTGGAATAGGATATTTAATGTATAAGGGTGTTACTAGCCAGGATTACCCGCTAATGCAAGCCATTTTCTTCATTATATCTTTATCCGTTTTGTTAGCTAACTTTTTGCTTGATTTTATTTACATTTTCCTAGATCCAAGGACAAGGGGTTGA